One window of the Trifolium pratense cultivar HEN17-A07 linkage group LG2, ARS_RC_1.1, whole genome shotgun sequence genome contains the following:
- the LOC123906864 gene encoding NAP1-related protein 1-like, translating to MTHQDVQIMKHLTSLEVDEEDLDYSFTFNFSTNPYFEDKTIKKSYKVKHGEMEWESTKINWKADKVMLQEVSHRKKGNTRKTDASVYSFFNWFDTSGPKHYDFDGVKMIIKDYIWPNPLKFFNGGEPFKQAEVWNLQYSDDDDEDNKAFQRMYDEDVKASEPEENDHTDEDDKASDMEDSEEDSDDDKASDMVDMKILYGIQEHLKEIDDMETCSIEEEKKILSRDMQNLYFERNHHIALIPNFWLTVFQKHPSFADLINDEDTKILEHLTSIEVGDPHDLNREYVIVFTFKSNPYLKTTELRKRLTSAGSTIATYQIDWHAGSGSNVRFFNWFQDPNTIDNAATNQVARIIKYVLWPDPLKYYCQ from the exons ATGACGCATCAAGATGTTCAG ATTATGAAGCATTTAACTTCTCTTGAAGTTGATGAAGAGGATTTAGACTATTCATTCACTTTT AATTTTTCCACAAATCCTTATTTTGAGGATAAGACTATTAAAAAGTCCTATAAAGTGAAACATGGAGAAATGGAGTGggaatcaacaaaaataaattggaaaGCAGACAAG GTAATGCTTCAAGAAGTTAGCCATAGAAAGAAAGGAAACACGAGGAAGACCGATGCTAGTGTTTACAG CTTTTTTAATTGGTTCGACACAAGTGGACCGAAACATTATGATTTTGATGGG GTTAAGATGATAATTAAGGATTACATATGGCCGAatcctttgaaattttttaacgGT GGGGAACCTTTTAAACAAGCTGAAGTTTGGAATTTG CAATACAGtgacgatgatgatgaggatAATAAAGCTTTTCAGCGG ATGTACGATGAGGATGTCAAAGCTTCTGAACCG GAGGAAAACGACCATACAGATGAGGATGATAAAGCTTCTGACATG GAGGACAGTGAGGAGGACAGTGATGATGACAAAGCTTCTGACATG GTGGATATGAAAATTTTGTATGGAATCCAAGAGCATCTCAAAGAG ATTGATGATATGGAGACTTGTTCTATAGAAGAGGAGAAAAAGATTCTCTCTAGGGATATGCAAAATTTGTATTTTGAGCGAAATCATCATATAGCATTGATTCCTAACTTTTGGTTAACAGTG TTTCAGAAACATCCTAGCTTTGCGGATCTTATAAATGATGAAGATACAAAG ATCTTAGAGCATTTGACTAGTATTGAAGTTGGAGATCCGCATGATCTCAACAGAGAATATGTCATCGTCTTT ACCTTTAAAAGCAATCCATACTTGAAGACAACCGAGCTTAGAAAGCGGCTTACCAGTGCAGGAAGTACGATTGCTACCTACCAGATAGATTGGCATGCGGGGTCCGGTTCTAATGTTAG ATTTTTTAACTGGTTCCAAGATCCAAATACTATAGATAATGCTGCTACTAATCAG GTCGCGCGTATTATCAAATACGTCTTATGGCCTGATCCATTAAAGTACTATTGCCAATAA